One region of Sulfuriroseicoccus oceanibius genomic DNA includes:
- a CDS encoding sulfatase, translating to MKLTALASGLLISLCSAFAKPQASPNIIFFLVDDMGWQDTSLAFHSERTKLNEVYHTPTLERLATEGTLFTNAYACAICSPSRVSLMTGQNAARHKVTCWTLRKDKSPEPNHPHLAPSTWNVNGLQPIGAGVPNSVEATTLPEVLRSYGYRTIHVGKAHFGAMDTPGEDPVNLGFDVNIAGFAGGGPGSFHGDKNFSGKWRGADPIWDVPGLDKYHGQKINLTDAITREAISEIDRAVADEKPFYLYMAHYAVHAPWEDDRRFIEKYQGKGLPKQQATFASMLEGMDHSLSELINTLDRHGIQDETIIVFMSDNGSPQQCQRNLPLRGFKISAYEGGSRVPLVVKWPGVTKPNSRTDYPVIIEDLFPTILEMAGNPPTPNEHIDGHSIVPALKAPDTNHPDRSLFWHYPNYYNQPAFSSIRRGDWKLIYWHSDQSVDLFNLSQDLGEQHDISKQHPEIVNDLRSGLGKHLRSVDASMPILKASGKRVPYPDAPLAQD from the coding sequence ATGAAGCTCACCGCCCTCGCCTCCGGCCTCCTCATCAGTCTCTGCTCCGCATTTGCCAAACCTCAAGCATCTCCGAACATCATCTTCTTCTTAGTCGATGATATGGGCTGGCAGGACACCTCACTGGCGTTCCATTCCGAGCGCACAAAACTCAACGAGGTCTATCATACCCCAACACTAGAGAGGCTTGCCACGGAGGGCACGCTCTTCACCAACGCCTACGCATGTGCCATCTGCTCGCCATCACGGGTCAGCTTGATGACCGGACAAAACGCGGCACGCCACAAGGTAACCTGCTGGACGCTACGCAAGGACAAATCCCCCGAGCCCAACCACCCACATCTCGCCCCGAGCACGTGGAACGTGAACGGTCTGCAACCCATCGGCGCCGGTGTCCCCAACTCGGTAGAAGCCACTACCCTGCCGGAAGTGCTTCGCTCATACGGCTACCGAACCATTCACGTCGGCAAAGCTCACTTTGGTGCCATGGACACCCCAGGTGAAGACCCTGTAAACCTCGGCTTTGATGTCAACATAGCCGGCTTCGCGGGAGGTGGACCCGGTTCTTTCCACGGCGACAAGAACTTCTCCGGCAAATGGCGGGGAGCCGACCCAATCTGGGACGTCCCCGGACTCGACAAATACCACGGTCAGAAAATCAACCTCACCGATGCCATCACCCGTGAGGCAATTAGCGAAATCGATCGCGCGGTGGCGGACGAAAAACCATTCTACCTCTACATGGCGCATTACGCAGTCCACGCGCCTTGGGAGGACGACCGACGGTTCATCGAGAAATACCAAGGAAAAGGCCTCCCAAAGCAGCAAGCCACTTTCGCCTCCATGCTCGAAGGGATGGACCACTCACTCAGTGAGCTAATCAATACCCTCGACCGACACGGCATTCAGGACGAAACCATCATCGTCTTCATGTCCGATAACGGCTCCCCTCAACAGTGCCAACGGAACCTTCCCTTACGCGGGTTCAAAATCTCGGCCTACGAGGGCGGATCACGTGTCCCTCTGGTCGTAAAATGGCCGGGCGTCACCAAGCCAAACAGCCGCACGGATTACCCGGTCATTATCGAAGATCTCTTCCCCACCATTCTCGAGATGGCTGGCAACCCGCCGACACCAAACGAGCACATTGACGGACACAGCATCGTCCCAGCGCTAAAAGCGCCGGATACCAATCACCCGGACCGCTCGCTCTTCTGGCACTATCCAAACTACTACAACCAGCCCGCCTTCAGCTCGATTCGCCGTGGGGACTGGAAGCTCATCTATTGGCATAGTGACCAATCCGTCGATCTCTTCAACCTCAGTCAGGATCTCGGAGAACAACACGACATCTCAAAGCAGCACCCCGAGATTGTAAACGACCTGCGAAGCGGACTCGGCAAACACCTGCGCTCTGTCGATGCCTCCATGCCCATACTCAAGGCGAGCGGCAAACGTGTTCCTTATCCAGACGCGCCACTCGCTCAGGATTAA
- a CDS encoding MlaD family protein translates to MSSKANPTAIGIFVTGAIALGAFAILLIGSGQWLRSKQEFILYFRADANGLDVGSDVRIGGVAIGTVESISIELNPETGTKIVPVVVSIDEQNFTRLSPATADIDLGNPQHQREIIESGLRGRLRQNSILTGKLFVELDFLPDQEGFVFDSRHSREHPQIPTIPATMDAMMESISESLDAISSLNFTELFDEITKLVKVTEQRVAQLDTEEIKEGIVGTTDDIRRVLNDPELAQGLDDFKLAAAQIKELTTTLNSKAGPIADNLDQALAKADASMSKIEAAADGLAGLTAEDAPTIMRLNDAIAEIQRTSKAFRELADFLKRNPDAVLKGRD, encoded by the coding sequence ATGAGCTCCAAGGCCAACCCAACCGCCATCGGCATTTTCGTCACCGGCGCCATCGCGCTCGGCGCGTTCGCTATTCTCTTGATCGGCAGCGGCCAATGGCTACGCAGCAAGCAGGAGTTCATCCTCTACTTCCGCGCCGACGCCAACGGTCTGGATGTCGGATCAGACGTCCGCATTGGCGGAGTGGCCATCGGCACGGTCGAATCCATCAGCATCGAGCTCAACCCTGAGACCGGCACGAAAATCGTCCCCGTCGTCGTCTCCATCGATGAGCAAAACTTCACCAGACTCTCGCCGGCAACCGCCGACATCGACCTGGGCAACCCGCAGCACCAACGCGAAATCATCGAAAGCGGCTTACGCGGGCGCCTCCGCCAGAACAGCATCCTCACCGGGAAGCTCTTCGTGGAGTTGGACTTCCTCCCAGACCAAGAGGGTTTTGTGTTCGATTCCCGCCATTCCAGAGAGCACCCTCAGATCCCGACCATCCCCGCCACCATGGATGCCATGATGGAATCGATTTCGGAAAGTCTGGACGCCATCAGCAGCCTCAATTTCACCGAACTCTTCGACGAGATCACCAAGCTCGTAAAAGTCACCGAACAACGAGTAGCCCAACTCGACACTGAGGAAATTAAAGAAGGCATCGTCGGCACCACAGACGACATCCGACGGGTGCTCAACGACCCCGAACTTGCTCAAGGTTTGGACGACTTCAAACTTGCCGCAGCGCAGATCAAGGAGTTGACGACAACCCTCAACTCCAAAGCCGGACCGATCGCCGACAACCTGGACCAGGCGCTCGCCAAGGCCGATGCCAGCATGTCCAAGATCGAAGCCGCCGCCGACGGACTCGCCGGGCTCACCGCCGAGGACGCCCCCACCATCATGCGCCTGAACGACGCAATTGCCGAGATCCAGCGCACATCGAAAGCTTTCCGGGAATTAGCCGACTTCCTCAAGCGCAATCCGGACGCGGTACTCAAAGGTCGCGACTAA
- a CDS encoding PqiC family protein, translated as MKTLTTLLALGSCLLLGSCALLTKTSDKRAIYTLRPIEHTPLATMPTFSAHVTSVSIPGYLDRSELVTRSSPNQLDIRHRAVWGDDLQSDIARTLATNLRSLLGTSYIVARDSNLARRDDATRIDLEINRFEPLPGGRQIEFSGLYSLRQSYSPQPARILPFSIILDQAQASATNSATLMSVETMNAALDELSLQIAQALIDRS; from the coding sequence ATGAAAACGCTCACCACCCTCCTCGCACTTGGCTCCTGCCTGCTACTTGGATCCTGCGCACTGCTCACGAAGACCTCGGACAAACGCGCGATCTATACGCTGCGCCCAATCGAGCACACGCCATTGGCAACCATGCCAACCTTCAGCGCACACGTTACCTCGGTATCCATTCCCGGCTATCTCGACCGCTCTGAACTCGTAACCCGCTCCAGCCCCAACCAGCTGGATATCCGCCACCGCGCCGTCTGGGGAGACGACCTTCAATCCGACATCGCCCGAACTCTGGCAACCAACCTCCGCTCACTCCTCGGCACCAGCTACATCGTAGCCCGCGATAGCAACCTCGCACGACGCGACGACGCCACACGCATCGACCTGGAGATTAACCGCTTCGAACCTCTCCCCGGCGGCCGCCAAATCGAGTTCAGCGGACTCTACTCGCTGCGCCAAAGCTACTCACCGCAACCCGCAAGAATCCTCCCGTTCTCCATTATCCTCGACCAAGCCCAAGCCAGCGCGACAAACAGCGCTACCCTGATGTCGGTCGAGACAATGAACGCCGCCCTCGATGAACTCAGCCTCCAAATCGCACAGGCTCTGATCGACCGCAGCTAA
- the thiC gene encoding phosphomethylpyrimidine synthase ThiC yields MIKPTDTPPAEDSLFPNSKRIYVKGTLHPELEVPMREIQLSQTNHPTGRVEQNAPVRVYDCSGPWGDPEYDGEVTEGLPALRRDWILDRGDVEEYEGRNIKPEDNGYLSDEHARKFNEKKEAKNKLKEYPGLKRKPLRAAAGHPVTQKWYADQGIITPEMEYIAIRENLGRTQAFQTIADQYDNPNGSSTTTPDGYEMPRPSQIDPFKQVSRNILEHQHPGQNWGNELPELITPEFVRQEVAAGRAIIPSNINHPEAEPMIIGSKFLVKINANIGNSAVASTIDEEVEKMRWATKWGADTVMDLSTGKNIHATREWILRNSPVPIGTVPIYQALEKVNGRIEDLTWELFRDTLIEQAEQGVDYFTIHAGVLLRFVPHTARRMTGIVSRGGSIMAKWCLSHHKENFLYTHWDEICDICAAYDVSFSIGDGLRPGSIADANDYAQLAELEVQGELTQRAWAKGCQVMNEGPGHVPMHLIQENMQKQIEWCKGAPFYTLGPLTTDVAPGYDHITSGIGAAMIGWYGCAMLCYVTPKEHLGLPNRDDVREGVITYKIAAHAADLAKGHPAAQERDNALSKARFEFRWEDQFNLSLDPDKARSYHDETLPADSAKTAHFCSMCGPTFCSMKITDDVRKYAEEHGFTEQAAIEQGMAEKAKEFAKKGGEIYN; encoded by the coding sequence ATGATCAAACCTACCGACACACCTCCAGCGGAAGATTCGCTCTTCCCGAACTCGAAACGCATCTACGTCAAAGGCACCCTCCACCCGGAGCTTGAAGTACCGATGCGCGAGATCCAACTCTCGCAGACCAATCACCCAACTGGTCGCGTCGAACAAAACGCACCAGTCCGCGTTTATGACTGCTCCGGACCATGGGGCGACCCTGAGTACGACGGCGAGGTCACCGAAGGCCTGCCTGCCCTGCGCCGAGACTGGATCCTCGACCGCGGCGACGTCGAAGAGTACGAAGGACGCAACATTAAGCCGGAAGACAACGGCTACCTCTCCGACGAACACGCCCGCAAGTTCAACGAAAAGAAGGAGGCAAAGAACAAGCTCAAGGAGTACCCGGGCTTGAAGCGCAAGCCACTGCGCGCCGCTGCAGGCCACCCGGTCACCCAGAAGTGGTACGCCGATCAGGGCATCATCACCCCTGAGATGGAGTACATCGCCATTCGCGAAAACCTCGGTCGCACTCAGGCATTCCAAACCATCGCCGATCAGTACGACAATCCGAACGGCTCCTCGACTACCACGCCAGATGGCTACGAAATGCCACGTCCGTCGCAGATCGACCCATTCAAGCAAGTCTCACGCAACATCCTCGAACATCAGCACCCTGGCCAAAACTGGGGCAACGAGCTTCCTGAGCTCATCACTCCTGAGTTCGTACGCCAAGAAGTCGCCGCCGGCCGCGCGATCATCCCATCCAACATCAACCACCCGGAAGCCGAGCCCATGATCATCGGCAGCAAATTCCTGGTGAAGATCAACGCCAACATCGGCAACTCCGCCGTAGCGTCCACCATCGACGAGGAAGTCGAAAAAATGCGCTGGGCCACCAAGTGGGGCGCCGACACCGTGATGGATCTCTCCACCGGAAAAAACATCCACGCTACCCGCGAATGGATCCTGCGCAATTCCCCGGTCCCAATCGGCACCGTTCCGATCTACCAGGCCCTCGAGAAGGTCAACGGTCGGATCGAAGACCTCACTTGGGAGCTCTTCCGCGACACTCTCATCGAACAAGCCGAGCAGGGCGTCGACTACTTCACCATTCACGCCGGAGTCTTGCTGCGCTTCGTGCCTCACACTGCCCGCCGCATGACCGGCATCGTCTCGCGCGGTGGCTCGATCATGGCAAAATGGTGCCTCTCCCATCACAAGGAGAACTTCCTCTACACCCACTGGGATGAAATCTGCGACATCTGCGCCGCCTACGACGTCTCGTTCTCCATCGGTGACGGACTCCGCCCGGGCTCGATCGCCGACGCCAACGACTACGCCCAGCTTGCAGAACTCGAAGTGCAGGGTGAACTCACCCAACGCGCATGGGCGAAGGGCTGTCAGGTGATGAACGAAGGCCCTGGCCACGTTCCGATGCACCTCATTCAGGAGAACATGCAAAAGCAGATCGAATGGTGCAAAGGCGCTCCATTCTACACGCTTGGACCACTCACCACCGACGTCGCCCCAGGCTACGACCACATCACATCCGGTATCGGTGCCGCGATGATCGGCTGGTACGGCTGCGCCATGCTCTGCTACGTCACACCGAAGGAGCACCTCGGCTTGCCGAACCGGGATGACGTGCGCGAAGGGGTGATCACCTACAAGATCGCCGCACACGCCGCCGACTTGGCAAAAGGCCACCCAGCAGCTCAGGAACGCGACAACGCACTGTCGAAGGCTCGTTTCGAGTTCCGCTGGGAGGATCAGTTCAACCTGTCACTCGACCCGGACAAGGCCCGCAGCTACCACGACGAAACCCTACCGGCAGATAGTGCGAAAACCGCTCACTTCTGTTCTATGTGCGGCCCCACGTTCTGCTCGATGAAGATCACCGACGACGTGCGCAAGTACGCCGAGGAACACGGTTTCACTGAACAAGCAGCAATCGAACAGGGAATGGCGGAAAAAGCCAAGGAGTTCGCTAAAAAAGGCGGAGAGATCTACAACTAA
- a CDS encoding ATP-dependent DNA helicase: MISLDQGEGEAPSIAESVYDVFSESGVLSGSPDFEYREQQQQLAHSVARALENDNLLVAEAATGVGKSLAYLVPAVMHALEHDRKAVISTHTINLQEQLMHKDLPIVEKIVGQEINAVLLKGRQNYLCPQRLRAALRQPGDLFTTSETEQLERIALWAEETEDGTLTDLPFRPDPKVWAQVCSESRICTPRRCGAPGACHYQEIRKKVAAAQVVVVNHTLFFTLLAGERLIDRDADMEGFLFPADFAILDEAHTIEQIAAKQFGLHVSQSGLRYDLQRLYNPRTKRGMFLSSRDGAGCRSVETAMSEIDHFFSNVAEACSFGDFGKEFRVRETGLVENTVAASLRRVEDLARAAADECEGELKKDEFEDMADSVKSARMAVNAFLDQEEEDHIYWVQRNSQGGSDVVTLHSAPVDVAALLRSTLFHGRRGCVLTSATLGVGDNELSYFKRRVGAERAEPLVLGSPFDFKRQMELHLVKSIPEPRDPNFDEALAENIKKFVEMSDGRAFVLFTSYALMRKTAASLSRFLDRGGWPLLVQGSGMSREAILQSFRENKGSVLFGTDSFWTGVDVPGDALTNVIVTRLPFAVPDHPLVASRIERIEEEGGSSFFDFSVPEAILKLRQGVGRLIRSKNDRGIVVILDNRVLTKPYGKRFLRALPDAPRVVH, from the coding sequence ATGATTTCATTGGACCAAGGAGAAGGGGAGGCACCGTCGATTGCGGAGAGTGTGTATGATGTGTTTTCCGAGTCCGGTGTGTTGTCGGGATCTCCGGATTTCGAGTATCGCGAACAGCAGCAGCAGTTGGCCCACAGCGTGGCGCGCGCGCTTGAGAATGACAATCTGCTGGTAGCTGAGGCTGCGACGGGGGTGGGTAAGTCCTTGGCCTATCTGGTTCCGGCGGTGATGCACGCGCTGGAACACGACCGGAAAGCGGTGATTTCCACGCATACGATCAACCTGCAGGAGCAGTTGATGCACAAGGATCTGCCGATTGTGGAAAAGATTGTCGGGCAGGAGATCAATGCGGTGTTGCTCAAAGGTCGGCAGAACTATTTGTGTCCGCAGCGGTTGCGGGCGGCATTGCGCCAGCCGGGGGACTTGTTCACTACCAGCGAGACCGAGCAGCTGGAGCGCATTGCGTTGTGGGCTGAGGAGACTGAGGACGGAACCTTGACCGACCTGCCATTTCGGCCCGACCCGAAAGTGTGGGCGCAGGTTTGCAGTGAGTCGCGGATTTGTACGCCGCGTCGCTGTGGGGCGCCGGGCGCGTGTCATTACCAGGAGATTCGCAAGAAAGTGGCGGCGGCCCAGGTTGTGGTAGTCAATCACACTCTGTTTTTCACTCTGTTGGCGGGTGAGCGATTGATTGACCGCGATGCGGATATGGAGGGATTTTTGTTCCCTGCGGATTTTGCGATTTTGGATGAGGCGCACACGATCGAGCAGATTGCTGCAAAGCAGTTTGGTTTGCATGTGAGCCAGAGCGGTTTGCGTTACGATCTTCAGCGGTTGTACAACCCTCGGACCAAGCGGGGGATGTTTTTGTCATCGCGGGATGGGGCGGGTTGCCGCTCCGTTGAGACTGCGATGAGCGAGATCGATCACTTCTTTAGTAATGTGGCCGAGGCGTGTTCTTTTGGAGATTTTGGTAAGGAATTCCGGGTGCGCGAGACGGGGCTGGTTGAGAATACGGTGGCGGCGTCATTGCGGCGGGTGGAGGACTTGGCCCGGGCTGCCGCGGATGAATGTGAGGGTGAGCTCAAGAAAGACGAGTTTGAGGACATGGCCGATTCCGTGAAAAGCGCGCGGATGGCCGTCAACGCATTCCTAGACCAGGAAGAGGAGGATCATATTTACTGGGTGCAGAGGAATAGTCAGGGCGGGAGCGATGTGGTGACTCTGCATTCGGCTCCTGTGGATGTGGCGGCGCTGCTGCGCTCGACGCTTTTCCATGGGCGTCGTGGCTGCGTGCTTACCAGTGCGACTCTTGGGGTGGGTGATAACGAGTTGAGTTACTTCAAGCGACGCGTGGGGGCGGAGCGTGCCGAACCTCTGGTGCTTGGGAGTCCGTTCGACTTCAAGCGGCAGATGGAATTGCACCTCGTGAAGTCGATCCCTGAACCGCGCGACCCGAATTTCGATGAAGCTTTGGCGGAGAATATTAAGAAGTTCGTCGAGATGAGCGATGGGCGGGCGTTTGTGCTTTTCACCAGCTATGCGCTGATGCGGAAGACGGCGGCGTCTCTGTCACGGTTCTTGGACCGTGGAGGATGGCCGCTGTTGGTGCAGGGGAGCGGAATGTCCCGTGAAGCCATCCTACAATCATTCCGAGAGAACAAAGGCTCGGTCTTGTTTGGGACGGATAGTTTTTGGACCGGCGTTGACGTCCCAGGGGACGCGCTGACCAACGTGATCGTGACCCGTTTGCCCTTTGCAGTACCGGATCACCCGTTGGTGGCTTCGCGGATTGAGCGGATCGAAGAAGAGGGCGGGAGTTCGTTTTTCGACTTCTCTGTTCCTGAGGCGATTTTGAAACTGCGTCAGGGTGTTGGGCGGTTGATCCGCTCGAAGAATGATCGGGGGATTGTGGTGATTCTGGACAATCGCGTGCTGACCAAGCCATATGGGAAACGTTTCCTGCGAGCGTTGCCGGATGCACCGCGTGTGGTGCATTGA
- a CDS encoding alpha-L-fucosidase, whose protein sequence is MQKTLLLSFAFAASTFGAIADSTTVEINDFSHETAAEKADRMAWFDDARFGMFIHWGLYAQPAGVWKGKDYPGVGEWIQKHAEIPVAEYEPLQKTFNPQSYDPESWVKLAKAAGMKYIVITTKHHDGFALYDSKYTDWDMGGTPYKKDLLKPLADACRKHGLRICWYHSIMDWHHPHYGDKDIHPWMGNGTIDQPDMAIYCKFMKDQLHELLTEYGDISLLWFDGQWEGSWTHEMGKELYDYCRTLQPDIIINNRVDKGRSGAAGMTKEGTFRGDYGTPEQEIPETGFGEGAYWESCMTMNDTWGFKSKDHNWKSSETLIRNLIDIASKGGNFLLNVGPTADGIIPQPSVERLQDIAKWMDTNAESIHGTSANPFPEITWNGRCTRKETPTGTVLYLHLFEWPENRELTLPQFPNKIKSATLMHADTALDYELQSDSWQINLPTQQPDPIASVIRVNLEGDLKLEAPQP, encoded by the coding sequence ATGCAAAAAACTTTACTCCTTTCGTTCGCGTTTGCCGCGTCGACTTTCGGAGCCATCGCAGACTCGACCACCGTCGAGATCAACGACTTCTCGCACGAGACGGCGGCGGAAAAAGCCGATCGGATGGCGTGGTTCGACGATGCCCGCTTCGGCATGTTCATCCACTGGGGCCTCTACGCCCAGCCGGCAGGTGTCTGGAAAGGCAAAGACTACCCGGGTGTTGGCGAGTGGATCCAGAAACACGCAGAGATACCGGTCGCGGAGTACGAGCCACTGCAAAAAACATTCAACCCACAGAGCTACGATCCTGAGTCATGGGTCAAACTCGCCAAGGCGGCAGGAATGAAATACATCGTGATCACCACCAAACATCACGATGGCTTCGCCCTCTATGACTCAAAGTACACCGATTGGGACATGGGCGGCACCCCATACAAAAAGGACCTCCTCAAACCTCTCGCCGACGCCTGTCGCAAACACGGACTCAGGATCTGCTGGTACCACTCGATCATGGATTGGCACCACCCCCACTATGGCGACAAGGACATCCACCCGTGGATGGGCAACGGCACGATCGACCAACCCGACATGGCGATCTATTGCAAGTTCATGAAGGACCAGCTCCACGAACTGCTCACCGAATACGGCGACATCAGCCTCCTCTGGTTCGATGGCCAATGGGAAGGATCGTGGACCCACGAGATGGGCAAAGAACTCTACGACTACTGCCGCACACTCCAACCCGACATCATCATCAACAACCGGGTCGACAAAGGACGCAGTGGCGCCGCAGGTATGACCAAAGAAGGCACCTTCCGCGGCGACTACGGCACGCCGGAACAGGAGATCCCTGAGACCGGCTTCGGCGAGGGCGCCTATTGGGAGTCGTGCATGACCATGAACGACACCTGGGGATTCAAATCAAAGGACCACAATTGGAAGTCCTCCGAAACCCTCATTCGCAACCTCATCGACATCGCCAGCAAGGGCGGCAATTTCCTTCTAAACGTCGGACCGACGGCAGATGGCATCATCCCACAGCCATCTGTAGAGCGCCTGCAGGACATCGCCAAATGGATGGATACCAACGCAGAGTCGATCCATGGCACATCGGCAAATCCATTCCCTGAAATCACGTGGAATGGCCGCTGCACCCGCAAAGAGACTCCCACAGGCACAGTGCTCTACCTCCACCTTTTTGAGTGGCCGGAAAACAGGGAACTCACCCTGCCCCAATTCCCCAACAAGATCAAAAGCGCCACTCTGATGCACGCTGACACGGCGCTGGACTATGAACTCCAGAGTGACAGTTGGCAGATCAATCTACCAACACAGCAGCCAGATCCAATCGCATCTGTTATCCGAGTGAATCTCGAAGGAGACCTGAAGCTAGAAGCACCGCAGCCATAA
- a CDS encoding Gfo/Idh/MocA family protein: MSTTKPLTIATVGCGSRALTYMKLAASRPEQFQIVAAADPIPERVAAAKEISQNPEFRSFDSADALLAEPKLADILIIGTQDNYHYGPAKTALLKDYHLLLEKPATQDLETTEELAAIATERGLKVVLCFVLRYTAVYRKIKEIVDSGRLGDIISLRASEGVGAFHQVHSFVRGHWAKSQESTPMIVAKCSHDMDIIAWIMGEKCKRVSSFGNLTHFHAGNRPEGSPDLCTDGDNEHKKNCPYCALRYLDEDMEGWLKMVYPDPEGIHDKEAVLEWLKNSPWARNPYACDNDVVDHQVVNMEFVNGTTAALTMTAFDQGRSIEIYGTKASLRGGDANKLHFGKDIVIRDHISGEIEEIEIKVPEKGEEGYGHGGGDFGLIDSLYQIITENSDSASLIENSVEGHRIAFAAEASRLSGGTPVNLAD; encoded by the coding sequence ATGAGCACCACGAAACCACTGACAATTGCCACCGTCGGCTGCGGATCCCGCGCCCTGACCTACATGAAGCTCGCCGCCTCGAGACCGGAGCAATTCCAGATCGTCGCTGCTGCCGATCCTATCCCTGAGCGTGTCGCCGCCGCCAAAGAGATCAGCCAAAACCCCGAGTTTCGCTCGTTCGATTCGGCCGACGCCCTGCTGGCGGAACCAAAACTCGCCGACATCCTGATCATCGGCACTCAGGACAACTACCACTACGGCCCGGCCAAAACAGCCCTCCTCAAAGACTACCACCTTCTTTTGGAGAAGCCGGCCACTCAGGATCTCGAAACCACTGAGGAACTCGCAGCCATTGCCACCGAGCGCGGACTAAAAGTCGTACTCTGCTTCGTTCTTCGCTACACCGCGGTGTACCGCAAGATCAAGGAGATCGTCGACTCAGGCCGCCTCGGGGACATCATCTCGCTGCGTGCCTCTGAGGGTGTCGGCGCATTCCACCAAGTCCACTCGTTCGTCCGCGGCCACTGGGCCAAGTCGCAGGAATCCACCCCGATGATCGTTGCCAAGTGCTCGCACGACATGGACATCATCGCCTGGATCATGGGTGAAAAATGCAAACGCGTCTCATCTTTCGGCAACCTCACCCATTTCCACGCAGGCAACCGCCCGGAAGGCTCGCCAGACCTCTGCACCGATGGCGACAACGAGCACAAAAAGAACTGCCCGTACTGCGCACTTCGTTACCTCGACGAGGACATGGAAGGATGGCTCAAGATGGTCTATCCAGATCCTGAAGGCATCCACGATAAGGAAGCGGTCCTCGAGTGGCTCAAGAATTCCCCGTGGGCGCGCAACCCATACGCCTGCGATAACGACGTCGTCGACCACCAAGTGGTCAATATGGAGTTCGTCAATGGTACTACCGCAGCACTCACCATGACCGCCTTCGATCAAGGCCGCAGCATTGAAATCTACGGCACCAAGGCATCACTCCGCGGCGGCGACGCCAACAAACTCCACTTTGGTAAAGATATCGTCATCCGCGACCACATCAGCGGAGAGATCGAAGAAATCGAAATCAAAGTCCCGGAAAAAGGCGAAGAAGGCTACGGTCACGGCGGCGGCGACTTCGGCCTGATCGATTCCCTCTATCAAATCATCACCGAAAACAGCGACTCCGCTTCTCTCATCGAAAACTCGGTCGAAGGCCACCGCATCGCCTTCGCCGCCGAAGCCTCAAGACTCAGTGGCGGCACTCCGGTAAACCTCGCCGACTAA